The following proteins come from a genomic window of Gimesia chilikensis:
- the secE gene encoding preprotein translocase subunit SecE, which translates to MRQLTAIGLVAVAIFGAYSLYNVLPLGMSAGLQKGIAVGVVVISAWLAYRLVNFPRFADFLISVEAEVSKVTWATKEQLWRSTTVVIVVMFLLAFLLLAFDLFWQALFQLIGFLRI; encoded by the coding sequence GTGCGTCAGTTAACTGCGATCGGCCTGGTGGCCGTGGCGATTTTTGGCGCCTATTCGCTGTATAACGTGTTGCCCCTGGGAATGTCTGCAGGGCTGCAGAAAGGGATTGCGGTCGGAGTGGTCGTGATTTCCGCATGGTTGGCATACCGTCTGGTGAATTTTCCCCGGTTTGCTGACTTCCTGATTTCGGTGGAAGCCGAGGTGAGCAAGGTGACTTGGGCAACCAAGGAGCAGCTGTGGCGTTCAACGACAGTCGTGATTGTGGTCATGTTTCTGCTGGCGTTTCTGCTACTGGCATTCGATCTGTTCTGGCAGGCCCTCTTCCAGTTGATCGGCTTTCTCAGGATTTGA
- the rpmG gene encoding 50S ribosomal protein L33, with amino-acid sequence MAREYVWLECTETGMRNYRVSKETRGTERLSLMKYCPKLRRHTLHKESRKK; translated from the coding sequence ATGGCACGTGAATATGTTTGGTTAGAGTGTACTGAGACTGGTATGAGAAACTATCGGGTCAGTAAGGAGACTCGCGGCACTGAGCGGCTTTCATTGATGAAATACTGCCCCAAGCTGCGGCGTCACACATTGCACAAAGAGTCGCGCAAGAAATAA
- the tuf gene encoding elongation factor Tu, producing the protein MAKEVFERTKPHVNVGTIGHIDHGKTTLTASLLAVQAHKGLAELKSYADVAKGGTVRDETKTVTIAVSHVEYESETRHYAHIDCPGHADYIKNMITGAAQMDGAILVVSAADGPMPQTREHILLARQVDVPALVVFLNKCDLVDDEELLELVEMEIRELLTKYGFPGDDITIVRGNAKGALDNPGDEKFNACIGELMDALDADIPAPEREADKPFLMAIEDVFSIAGRGTVVTGRIEAGKINVGDKVEIVGLRDTQETTCTGVEMFQKTLDQGLAGDNVGILLRGTKKEDVERGQVLAAPGSIPPHTKFEGQVYVLSKEEGGRHTPFFNGYRPQFYFRTTDVTGSTTLLGGAEMCMPGDNVEVEVELGKPIAMSEGSRFAIREGGRTVGSGVVTKIVE; encoded by the coding sequence ATGGCTAAGGAAGTCTTTGAGCGAACAAAGCCGCACGTAAACGTTGGTACGATTGGACACATCGACCATGGTAAGACCACTCTGACTGCGTCACTGCTCGCAGTTCAGGCTCACAAGGGTCTTGCTGAACTCAAGAGTTATGCTGATGTTGCGAAGGGCGGAACCGTTCGTGACGAAACCAAGACTGTGACGATCGCTGTGAGTCACGTGGAATATGAAAGCGAAACTCGCCACTACGCTCATATTGACTGTCCCGGTCACGCGGATTACATCAAGAACATGATCACCGGTGCTGCCCAGATGGATGGTGCGATCCTGGTTGTGTCTGCTGCTGATGGTCCCATGCCCCAGACTCGTGAGCACATCCTGCTGGCCCGTCAGGTTGACGTGCCTGCTCTGGTTGTCTTCCTCAACAAGTGTGACCTGGTTGATGACGAAGAACTGCTCGAGCTGGTTGAAATGGAAATTCGTGAGCTGCTGACCAAGTACGGTTTCCCCGGCGATGACATTACCATCGTTCGTGGTAACGCCAAAGGTGCTCTGGATAACCCCGGCGACGAAAAATTCAACGCCTGCATTGGCGAGCTGATGGATGCTCTCGATGCTGACATTCCTGCTCCAGAGCGTGAAGCAGACAAGCCGTTCCTGATGGCGATCGAAGACGTGTTCTCTATCGCTGGTCGTGGTACCGTGGTAACCGGTCGTATCGAAGCTGGTAAGATCAACGTTGGTGACAAGGTTGAAATCGTCGGTCTGCGTGACACTCAGGAAACAACCTGTACCGGTGTTGAAATGTTCCAGAAGACTCTGGATCAGGGTCTGGCCGGTGACAACGTTGGTATCCTGCTGCGTGGTACCAAGAAGGAAGACGTCGAGCGTGGTCAGGTTCTGGCTGCTCCCGGTTCCATTCCTCCGCACACCAAGTTCGAAGGTCAGGTATACGTACTGAGCAAAGAAGAAGGTGGTCGTCATACTCCGTTCTTCAACGGGTATCGTCCTCAGTTCTACTTCCGTACTACTGACGTAACCGGTTCAACCACGCTGCTGGGTGGCGCAGAAATGTGTATGCCTGGTGATAACGTTGAAGTTGAAGTTGAACTCGGTAAGCCAATTGCTATGTCCGAAGGTAGCCGTTTCGCGATTCGCGAAGGTGGTCGTACCGTCGGTTCTGGTGTGGTTACCAAGATCGTCGAGTAG
- a CDS encoding sigma-70 family RNA polymerase sigma factor, whose amino-acid sequence MISSKYNNPAMKQLADQQVKYAPHDVKLAQMDRAEALLTEIDLEQEYQYPEICKQITTYRSEIYPDLMINGSDVMHDVRCFIEDLSESAEIDVEDVEEDVFTVQDLSKKFNISTKTVDRWRDKGLVSRRFRFNGRMRVGFLKSSVDRYLQNNKGHVARSMNFSQLSDEDREEILRRARRLARYGGCPAEISRRIARHMNRSPETIRYTLKNFDRENPELAIFPNAPEKITDQQKRDIYNSFRRGIPVDKLARRYCRTKASIYRIISEARAARLHAQTIDYMHSDEFDQSGAEKVILGPAPEVDKSNEKVRTPPGLPPYLASLYSIPLLTREEEAYYFRKLNFLKYKAAQIQEKLDPNRPKARDMDQIEKLLDESTDVKNFLIRSNLRLVVSIAKRHIRPGGNFFEMVSDGNMSLIRAIEKFDYTKGNKFSTYASWAIMKNYARSIPAEYKVLDRFRTGNDELFFQSTDERESQYREELINQKQHAVIMSILDQLDGREKDILIYRYGLNARNEPQTLEQVGDRFGVTKERIRQLESRALKKLRRITQVERVEIPGI is encoded by the coding sequence ATGATCAGTTCAAAATATAACAATCCGGCCATGAAGCAGCTGGCAGATCAACAGGTGAAGTATGCACCTCACGATGTCAAGTTGGCGCAAATGGACCGTGCAGAAGCTCTGCTCACAGAGATTGATCTGGAGCAGGAGTATCAGTACCCGGAAATCTGCAAACAGATCACCACATATCGCTCCGAGATCTACCCGGACCTGATGATCAACGGCAGCGACGTCATGCATGATGTGCGGTGCTTCATTGAGGACCTGTCCGAGAGCGCTGAGATTGACGTCGAAGACGTGGAAGAAGACGTTTTCACTGTCCAGGATCTGAGTAAGAAGTTCAACATTTCTACCAAGACTGTCGACCGTTGGCGCGATAAAGGGCTGGTCAGCCGCCGCTTCCGGTTTAATGGTCGGATGCGTGTCGGTTTTCTGAAATCGTCCGTGGATCGTTATCTGCAAAACAATAAAGGCCACGTCGCCCGCAGCATGAATTTCAGTCAGTTGAGTGACGAAGATCGCGAAGAAATTTTACGTCGCGCCAGACGACTTGCCCGGTATGGGGGCTGCCCCGCCGAGATCAGTCGTCGTATCGCACGGCACATGAATCGTTCACCTGAAACGATTCGCTATACCCTGAAAAATTTTGATCGGGAGAATCCAGAATTGGCGATATTTCCGAACGCACCCGAAAAGATCACGGATCAGCAGAAACGTGATATCTACAACAGCTTCCGGCGGGGCATTCCCGTAGATAAGCTGGCGCGGCGTTACTGCCGGACCAAGGCCAGCATCTATCGGATTATCTCCGAAGCACGGGCAGCACGTCTGCATGCCCAGACCATTGATTACATGCACAGCGACGAATTCGATCAGTCCGGTGCGGAAAAGGTCATTCTGGGACCGGCTCCGGAAGTCGATAAGTCGAACGAAAAAGTACGTACGCCTCCCGGGCTGCCTCCGTACCTGGCCAGCCTGTATTCCATTCCGCTGCTCACGCGGGAAGAAGAGGCGTATTACTTCAGAAAATTGAACTTCCTGAAATACAAGGCAGCACAGATTCAGGAAAAACTGGATCCGAATCGTCCGAAAGCCAGGGACATGGATCAGATTGAGAAGCTGCTCGATGAGAGCACGGACGTGAAGAACTTCCTGATCCGCAGTAACCTGCGACTGGTGGTTTCGATTGCCAAGCGGCACATTCGTCCGGGCGGCAACTTCTTCGAAATGGTCAGTGACGGCAACATGTCTCTGATTCGTGCCATCGAGAAATTTGATTATACCAAAGGTAATAAATTCTCGACCTACGCCAGCTGGGCAATTATGAAAAACTACGCCCGGTCAATTCCTGCGGAATACAAGGTCCTCGACCGGTTCCGTACCGGGAACGACGAACTGTTCTTTCAGTCGACTGATGAACGGGAAAGTCAGTACCGGGAAGAGTTAATTAACCAGAAGCAACATGCAGTCATCATGAGTATTCTGGACCAGCTGGATGGTCGGGAAAAGGATATTCTAATCTATCGTTATGGTTTGAATGCCCGCAATGAACCTCAGACACTTGAACAGGTAGGCGATCGCTTCGGAGTCACGAAAGAACGGATTCGTCAATTGGAATCCCGTGCTCTGAAAAAACTGCGACGGATTACCCAGGTGGAGCGGGTGGAAATCCCGGGAATATAA
- a CDS encoding DUF1549 domain-containing protein, with protein sequence MLQRGSSSLRKRPHQWIILVTLICLTLLATSSAAPRKNTKKKLPPLNLPPLKTQEQKMQLLGYIRQNMPTLRQGSRVSFSSQDLDKALALELGDTISQAAPLIDDETFIRRASLDLTGTLPSAEKIKTFVADQNSNKRSDYIDELLETEAYARKWARYWTSVIFYESEANKRRVNPEALEDWLAEQFRKGAPWDYITVMLISATPERNKKKKNDYGQDYGPNNFVLACENKSTELASETARIFMGISIQCAECHDHPFDNWKRIQFHELAAFFHPYTYKMPSQEDPTVSTVVKPRFLLGEKPYENMKSDARRVSIAAYLAYNPQNYWFARSYVNRIWSELIGDGFYDVDSLGPDGDVVHKPIVNRIAANFRYKDFDPKWVFRLIMNSQVYQREMRTVDSPSELFTAIRPSRLRPDVVANSVSHVIGENPQLRKEIDTVFDMNPSLPQSTLEGSIQQALLLMNQRELQQALSQSELKQKLLGITSNEELVQSLYLNVLARNPTPDELQRNVSYLQGSEKRDEAVEDLLWVLVNCTEFRTKR encoded by the coding sequence ATGTTGCAGCGTGGTTCCAGTTCTCTCCGCAAGCGTCCTCATCAATGGATCATTCTGGTTACATTGATTTGTTTGACGCTTTTGGCAACTTCTTCAGCAGCCCCCCGCAAGAACACCAAAAAGAAGCTCCCCCCACTGAATCTGCCTCCCCTGAAAACCCAGGAACAGAAGATGCAGCTGCTCGGCTACATTCGACAGAATATGCCCACGCTTCGGCAGGGAAGTCGCGTGAGCTTCAGCTCCCAGGACCTCGACAAAGCACTCGCATTGGAGTTGGGAGACACTATTTCCCAGGCGGCACCGCTGATCGACGATGAAACCTTTATCCGTCGTGCCTCGCTGGATCTGACCGGCACCTTGCCCTCCGCCGAGAAAATCAAAACGTTCGTTGCTGATCAGAATTCAAATAAACGGTCTGACTACATTGATGAATTGCTTGAAACAGAAGCATACGCGCGTAAATGGGCCCGCTACTGGACCTCGGTCATTTTCTACGAAAGTGAAGCCAACAAGCGGCGGGTTAATCCCGAAGCGCTCGAAGACTGGCTCGCAGAGCAATTCCGTAAAGGCGCCCCCTGGGATTACATCACGGTCATGCTGATCTCAGCGACTCCCGAACGAAACAAGAAGAAAAAGAACGATTACGGTCAGGATTACGGGCCCAACAACTTCGTCCTCGCCTGCGAAAACAAATCGACTGAACTGGCTTCCGAAACGGCCCGCATCTTCATGGGCATCAGCATTCAGTGCGCTGAATGTCACGATCATCCCTTCGACAACTGGAAGCGAATTCAGTTCCACGAACTCGCCGCTTTCTTTCACCCCTACACCTACAAGATGCCCTCTCAGGAGGACCCCACTGTCAGCACCGTAGTGAAACCCCGCTTCCTGCTCGGTGAAAAACCTTATGAAAACATGAAGTCCGATGCCCGTCGCGTCTCGATTGCCGCTTACCTCGCTTACAATCCTCAGAACTACTGGTTCGCCCGCTCTTATGTAAACCGTATCTGGAGTGAGCTGATTGGCGATGGCTTTTACGACGTAGACAGTCTGGGACCGGACGGCGATGTCGTGCACAAGCCGATCGTCAATCGCATCGCGGCTAACTTCCGCTACAAGGATTTTGACCCGAAATGGGTCTTTCGGCTGATCATGAATTCCCAGGTCTATCAGAGGGAAATGCGGACCGTGGACTCCCCCTCCGAACTCTTTACAGCCATCCGTCCTTCCCGGCTGCGACCGGATGTGGTCGCCAATTCGGTATCGCATGTGATCGGCGAAAATCCCCAGTTGCGGAAAGAGATCGACACCGTCTTCGACATGAATCCCTCTCTGCCCCAAAGCACCCTGGAAGGCTCGATTCAGCAGGCTCTACTGCTCATGAACCAGCGCGAACTCCAGCAGGCTTTATCACAGAGTGAACTCAAACAGAAGTTACTGGGTATCACATCGAACGAAGAACTGGTGCAGTCACTTTACCTGAATGTGCTGGCCCGTAATCCTACGCCGGATGAACTTCAGCGCAACGTCAGCTACCTGCAAGGCTCTGAAAAACGGGACGAAGCGGTAGAAGACCTGCTCTGGGTTCTCGTTAACTGCACCGAATTTCGTACCAAACGCTGA
- a CDS encoding DUF1501 domain-containing protein: MQSDALLHLNLNRRGQFTRRNFLQAAALGVAGSPLLSQIQLNAAEMKKQGRACILLWLAGAPSQLETWDPKPGSPNGGETKKIQTQTPGIEIAHYWPKIASVMNDVALIRSMTGKEAAHERGTYHLHTGHRMLGIEKFPHFGSVVARELGDPNSDIPNFVSIGQTLSSGFLGVQVAPFIIDRPGQLPDNVTSDASAARQRRRLALLSQQERDFAQSGAEALVQEQSKLYQKASLMMTSPRLKAFEFDGESEDMQNAYGKNQLGQGLLVARRLVEAGVPFVEVRSTGWDMHSSIFRNMERRAADVDQGLSQLLTDLKSRGLLEKTLVLCMGEFGRTPKINARPPAPGRDHWVRNFNLLMAGAGIKGGQAIGKTDENGQEITDHPVQVEDLFQSMCKAMGINADMELHTPIGRPVRLVDGGAVIKGLFG, translated from the coding sequence ATGCAATCCGATGCGCTCCTCCATCTGAATTTAAATCGCCGCGGGCAGTTCACCCGTCGGAATTTTCTGCAGGCCGCCGCTCTCGGTGTCGCCGGCTCACCGTTACTCAGTCAGATTCAACTCAATGCTGCCGAAATGAAAAAGCAGGGCCGCGCCTGCATTCTACTCTGGCTGGCAGGTGCCCCCAGTCAGCTGGAAACCTGGGACCCCAAACCAGGATCTCCCAATGGAGGCGAGACAAAGAAAATCCAGACGCAGACCCCGGGTATCGAAATCGCCCACTACTGGCCCAAGATCGCGTCCGTCATGAATGACGTCGCCCTCATTCGCTCGATGACAGGTAAAGAAGCGGCCCACGAACGGGGCACCTATCATCTGCATACCGGACATCGCATGCTGGGGATCGAGAAGTTCCCGCACTTCGGCTCCGTTGTCGCCCGCGAACTGGGAGATCCCAATTCCGACATCCCCAATTTCGTCAGCATCGGACAGACGCTGAGCTCGGGTTTTCTGGGCGTGCAGGTTGCTCCATTCATCATCGACCGTCCCGGTCAGCTGCCTGATAACGTCACCAGTGATGCCTCCGCTGCCCGCCAGAGGCGACGGCTCGCTTTGCTCAGCCAGCAGGAGCGTGATTTCGCCCAGTCCGGCGCCGAAGCACTCGTGCAGGAGCAGAGTAAGCTCTATCAGAAAGCGAGCCTGATGATGACTTCCCCCCGCCTCAAGGCGTTTGAGTTCGACGGAGAATCCGAAGACATGCAGAACGCTTACGGTAAAAATCAACTGGGTCAGGGACTGCTGGTCGCCCGCCGTCTGGTGGAAGCCGGTGTCCCCTTTGTCGAAGTCCGCAGCACCGGCTGGGACATGCACAGCAGCATCTTCCGCAATATGGAGCGCCGTGCGGCTGATGTTGATCAGGGACTGTCTCAGCTCCTCACCGACCTCAAGTCACGGGGCCTTTTGGAAAAAACACTCGTCCTCTGCATGGGAGAATTCGGCCGGACTCCGAAAATCAATGCCCGGCCCCCTGCTCCCGGACGCGATCACTGGGTTCGTAATTTCAATCTCCTGATGGCGGGTGCCGGCATCAAAGGGGGACAGGCCATCGGCAAAACCGATGAGAACGGCCAGGAAATCACCGACCATCCGGTACAGGTCGAAGACCTCTTCCAGTCCATGTGTAAAGCGATGGGCATCAACGCCGACATGGAACTGCACACCCCCATTGGACGTCCCGTCCGCCTCGTCGATGGCGGCGCTGTGATCAAAGGCTTGTTCGGCTGA